One Drechmeria coniospora strain ARSEF 6962 chromosome 01, whole genome shotgun sequence genomic region harbors:
- a CDS encoding hypothetical protein (related to DUF614 domain protein) — MDAQQADQAQQQAAAAAQPADTVTPAPAPAPAPGSAPTTAPAAPATGTSHSNGPIDEQDLNDWKTRFNDVLARPSEHINSKSAAQASPWHAGFFECFKPIDLCLISCCLPCVTFGKTHHRLRKNGDLVGYEPINTSCLLFWGSTCCWLYWIPLAMQRQNVREKYNLQGSCLVDLAVSCCLGCCTVIQSDKEAEYHEALLKSSGVQQQYQSNTEMTYPEAKPAGT; from the exons atggacgcTCAGCAAGCCGATCAGGCCCAGCAGCaagccgcggccgcggcccaGCCGGCCGATACCGTCAccccggcaccggcgccggcgcccgcCCCCGGCTCGGCTCCTACGACGGCTCCCGCGGCTCCGGCGACGGGCACGTCGCACAGCAACGGCCccatcgacgagcaggaTCTCAACGACTGGAAGACGCGCTTCAACGACGTGCTTGCCCGCCCCAGCGAGCACATCAACTCCAAGTCGGCGGCCCAGGCCTCGCCCTGGCACGCGGGCTTCTTCGAATGCTTCAAGCCCATCGACCTCTGCCTCATCAGCTGCTGCTTGCCCTGCGTCACCTTTGGCAAGACGCACCACCGGCTGCGGAAGAACGGCGACCTCGTGGGCTACGAGCCCATCAACACCTCG TGCCTGCTGTTCTGGGGTTCGACTTGCTGCTGGCTCTACTGGATACCGCTGGCGATGCAGCGCCAGAACGTGCGCGAAAAATACAACCTCCAGGGCAgctgcctcgtcgacctcgccgtctcctGCTGCCTCGGCTGCTGCACCGTCATCCAGTCGGACAAGGAGGCCGAGTACCACGAGGCGCTGCTCAAGAGCTCGGGCGTGCAGCAGCAGTACCAGTCCAACACGGAGATGACGTACCCCGAAGCCAAGCCCGCCGGCACCTGA